One genomic window of Quercus robur chromosome 6, dhQueRobu3.1, whole genome shotgun sequence includes the following:
- the LOC126689861 gene encoding soyasapogenol B glucuronide galactosyltransferase-like, protein MTPDCIITDMFYPWTVDSAAKLGIPRLVFHTAGYFSQCAASSIKQYAPHLSVNSNADTFLLPDLPDTIEMTTLQLPRWVRTQDGYAQLMDRIRESERQSYGAVVNSFHELENAYEEHYTSITGIKAWSVGPVSLCVNRDAADKVERGNKVAPNENEWLNWLNSKECSSVLYVSFGSLNKFSTAQLIELAHGLDASSHQFIWVVRQKDKDQDEGWLEDFEKHIKESNRGLIIRYWAPQLLILEHQAIGGLVTHCGWNSILEGVTAGLPMITWPLYAEQFYNEKFVTQVIKIGVSVGVTEWRQWDEEAREVVKREEIEKAVIFLMGSGVQAAAMKNQARELGNAARRAIQSSGSSQSNLMSMIKELTSLKCGRS, encoded by the coding sequence ATGACACCAGACTGCATTATCACTGACATGTTCTATCCATGGACTGTCGATTCTGCGGCTAAACTTGGGATCCCAAGGCTAGTATTTCACACTGCAGGCTACTTCTCACAATGTGCTGCAAGTAGCATCAAACAGTATGCACCTCATCTGAGTGTAAACTCTAATGCCGACACATTTTTACTACCTGATTTGCCAGACACAATAGAGATGACAACGTTGCAACTTCCACGCTGGGTTAGAACCCAAGACGGATATGCTCAATTGATGGATAGAATCAGAGAGTCTGAGAGACAAAGCTATGGAGCAGTGGTGAATAGTTTCCATGAGCTCGAGAATGCTTATGAAGAGCATTATACAAGTATAACGGGAATTAAGGCATGGAGTGTAGGACCCGTTTCTTTGTGTGTGAACAGAGATGCAGCAGACAAGGTTGAGAGGGGTAACAAAGTGGCTCCCAATGAAAATGAATGGCTAAATTGGCTAAATTCCAAAGAATGCAGCTCCGTTCTTTATGTAAGTTTTGGAAGCCTGAACAAGTTCTCAACAGCTCAGCTTATTGAACTGGCTCATGGTCTTGATGCTTCTAGTCACCAATTCATCTGGGTAGTTAGGCAGAAGGACAAGGATCAAGATGAAGGGTGGCTTGAGGACTTTGAGAAGCATATTAAAGAAAGTAATAGGGGCTTGATAATACGGTACTGGGCACCACAACTACTGATTTTGGAACACCAAGCTATTGGCGGGTTAGTGACCCATTGTGGCTGGAATTCAATTCTCGAGGGTGTGACTGCTGGTCTGCCAATGATCACATGGCCCCTTTATGCAGAGCAATTTTACAACGAAAAATTTGTGACACAAGTAATAAAAATTGGAGTTTCCGTGGGTGTGACAGAATGGAGACAATGGGATGAAGAGGCCAGGGAAGTGGTTAAGAGGGAGGAGATCGAAAAGGCAGTAATCTTTTTGATGGGCAGCGGAGTCCAAGCTGCAGCGATGAAGAACCAAGCCAGGGAGCTCGGAAATGCAGCAAGGAGGGCCATACAAAGTAGTGGATCATCTCAGTCCAACTTAATGAGCATGATCAAGGAGCTAACATCATTAAAATGTGGTAGGAGCTGA
- the LOC126732806 gene encoding SUMO-conjugating enzyme SCE1 translates to MSGGIARGRLAEERKAWRKNHPHGFVAKPETLTDGTVNLMVWHCTIPGKAGTDWEGGYFPLTLHFSEDYPSKPPKCKFPPNFFHPNVYPSGTVCLSILNEDSGWRPAITVKQILVGIQDLLDQPNPSDPAQTEGYHLFIQDAAEYKKRVRQQAKQYPPIV, encoded by the exons aTGTCTGGAGGTATCGCTCGTGGTCGTCTTGCTGAGGAGCGAAAGGCTTGGCGTAAAAACCATCCACAT GGTTTTGTTGCGAAGCCAGAGACTCTGACCGATGGTACGGTCAATTTGATGGTTTGGCATTGCACTATCCCTGGCAAAGCTGGT ACTGATTGGGAGGGTGGCTACTTCCCACTAACGCTCCACTTCAGTGAAGACTACCCTAGCAAGCCCCCAAAATGTAAATTCCCTCCAAATTTCTTCCACCCTAATGTCTACCCATCTGGAACTGTCTGTCTATCCATTCTTAACGAGGATAGT GGGTGGAGACCAGCCATAACCGTGAAACAAATTCTTGTGGGAATTCAGGACTTGCTTGATCAGCCAAATCCTTCTGATCCTGCCCAGACAGAAGGATATCACCTCTTCATCCAG GATGCTGCGGAGTACAAGAAAAGAGTTCGACAGCAGGCCAAGCAATACCCACCTATTGTGTAA